The genomic segment GTTTTGGAGGAAATCACCGAGACGATGTTCTCGGTTTTTAATATTCAGAATATAAACATATTTATAATTATAAAATTTGATCTATTAAAGTTCTTCAGTCGTGTCGTGTCTGTTTAGGGAATTGCCGATCGTGCTCAGGTTAAACTGATCGCGGATACTACAAACTAATGAAGAAATTGTGACCATTTTATTTTTCATGTTTTTGAATTCGCTTCATTGTCTGGCCTTCAACTTTGACCGTGTCGGGTTTGATGTTTACGTCGTCACCAAACCCCGCGGGTCCATATAGGTTTTTGCGTCGCCAACAAAGTGGATGCCGCCTCGAGGGTTTGCACTGAGTGAATCAGAAAGCCAAGAGCTTGAAGATTTTCTTCGTGGCTTCTCAATGCAAAGAGTTTGAAAATATAGTTGAAGGCTCACGCTGGCGCCTTAGATTAAATGCCGATTTTGGAGTGCTTTAATAAATTCACTTAAGTTTATTCGCGTTGCGACGAAAATTTTCGCCGGGTTCTTAAACCTCATTCTGTTCGAGTTCAGGAAATAATACCAGTTGGACTCAGCGCGCTGTTAAGGTAAGTATTGAGACATGCTTTGGACCCCGATAAATTGCACGCATGCAATTAAGTCATCCAATTATTATTCAAGGTGGAATGGGAATCGCGGTTTCCGACTGGAAGTTGGCCAAAACCGTCTCTAAAACAGGTCAGCTCGGAGTTATCTCTGGAACGGCAATCAACTCTGTGTTGGTGCGTCGTCTTCAAGATGGTGACCTCGATGGAAATATGCGCAGGGCTCTTAAAGCTTTCCCATCGCAAAGTATTGTTCAGAAGATTCTAGACGCTTATTATATTGAAGGTGGACGCGCAGCTACTCAGCCCTACAAAAGAGCTCCTCTTTATTCCCTTGAGTCCCCCAAAGCACTTTTGCAACTCACAGTCGTCGCTTGTTTCGTAGAAGTTTGGTTGGCTCGTGAAGGGCATCGAGGCGTGATCGGTTTGAACCTGCTTGAAAAAGTTCAACTTCCCAACTTGGCCTGCCTTTACGGCGGTCTGCTTGCGGGAGTAGACTATGTGATTATGGGCGCCGGAATTCCACGTGAAATTCCTGGGGCTTTGGATCTTTTAAGTCAAAATCAAAAAGCCAGTTTAAAAATTTCTGTAGCAGGAGCTAATGAAGACTCTATCACTTACTTTGATCCGCAAGAAGTGATGGAAGACACTGTATTGGTTCCGCTCAAAAGACCTTTCTTCTTTCCAATTGTTTCGTCAGCTATTTTGGCGGCGAATCTGAAGAAAAAATCCACAGGCAGAGTCGACGGCTTTATCGTCGAAGGTCCTTTGGCCGGTGGGCACAATGCGCCTCCACGTGGTCCGATGAAATTGAATGAAAGGGGCGAACCGATTTATGGAGTTCGGGATGAAGTTTGCTTTGAAGAAATGCGTGCTCTTGAACTTCCGTTTTGGATGGCGGGAAATTATGCCACTCCTGAAAAAATGGCTGAAGTGCGCGCAATGGGTGCGCACGGTGTGCAAGTGGGAACGTTGTTTGCCTTCTCAGATGAGTCGGGTGTGAAAGAGGAAAATCGTAAAACTGCTTTGCACAATATTATGACCAAACCGTCTCCTGAGGGCGGTTGGGTCTTTACGGATCCACGTTCATCTCCAACAAATTTCCCTTTTAAAGCGGCTCGCTTCGCTGGAACTGTTTCCGAAGAGGCCTTATATCTGTCGCGCAAACGTATTTGTGATTTGGGATATCTTCGTCACGCTTATCGAAAAGAAGATGGCAGTATTGGTCAGCGTTGCCCTGCAGAGCCCGTGAAGGACTATGTAAAAAAAGGTGGCCTTGAAGAAGACACTGTCGGCAGAAAATGTTTGTGCAATGCTTTGATGGCAGATATCGGCATGGGGCAAATTCAAGCCGGTGGAGCAGAAGAGCTTCCACTTTTAACTGCGGGTGACGATTTGAATAATATCACACGCATGATTAAGCCGGGTAAGACTTCGTACAGTGCCAAAGATGTTATTAATTATTTGCTGTCGCTGGAAATGTCAGCGACTAAGTCTGGCGAACCCCCTGCGGTGGCAAGTTTATAGTCCTCTAATTTCCGAGCGCCTTTCGTGACAGATTTGATAATTCAGGGCAGTCCGAAAGGCTGCCTTTTTTATTTCTCGGGTTTTGGAACGAGTTGTCGTTCTGCGGTGGCAAGATTAAAATCGAAAATCAGTTTCTAAGATATTCAAAAATCGAGGTTTTATTTGCTCCACCGTTTCCAAATCGAACTATCAGACATTGATCGCGGTGTTTACGAATCACTCGATTTCCGTGTGGCTCAGCATCCTTCCGAAACATATCCCTATCTTCTTACGCGGGTTCTTGCTTATTGCCTGACTTACCAAGATGGTCTTGAGTTTACACCAGGTGGCCTCTCGGATCCCGAAGCGCCTGCTTTGCGAAAACTAGGAACTCACAACTCTATTGATCTATGGATTGAAATCGGAAACACCTCTGCCCGTAAACTGCACAAAGCAGCTAAGGCAGCAAAAGAAGTCATCGTTTTCACCTATAAAAATCCTCAAGCTCTGATTAGTGAAATTCGTACCAGCGAAGTTCATCGATCCAATGAAATTCTTATCTTTTCGGTAGATCCAACTTTTTTAGAAAGCCTCAGTGGGCGAGTCGAAAAAAACAATCGCTGGTCTTTATTGGTTCAACAGGGACAGTGTGACGTGACGATTGGTACTGAGACAATCACGGGTGAATTGGTGTCTCACTGACAGAGAAGCTCTCAGTAGGGCTGCGGCGTCATCGCCGCTTCAGGGATTGAATAATCTGATCTAATTTTCCCAAGAACTGTGAGCGGGCTTTTTGATCCATCGGGGCGGGGCCGCCTCGCATTTCACCCATATGTCTGAGATTTTGCATAAGCTCACGGCTAGCGACTGCGGAGCCGATATTATCTTCAGTAAACTCCGCGCCTTTCGGGCCAAGTACTCGCGCCTTCTTTTTCACACAGCGCTCAGCCAACAGAATATCTGCTGTGATCACAATATCGCGATCGGTGACACTTTCGAAAATCCAATCATCGACCGCATCAAATGCTCCCGAGACGACTTTCATTTCTACGAGCGGATCCAGTGGAACTTTCATATAACTGTTAGCGACGACATAAGTCTTAATCTTGTAGCGAGCCGCAACCTTATAGGTTTCCTCTTTAACAGGGCATGCATCCGCATCGATGTAGATTTGAATATTATTTTCCAACACGAAACAAAATTACCTTGAATACGTCATTATGGCAAAAGATTGGAGATCCGGGCGAGTAAAACGCAAAAAAAGCGCTGTTTGGTTCTGACAAAGAGAACGTAATAGATCTGGCACTGCAGCATCTTAGAAAGCCTGCAAGGCTCGCTTCTCACTGTGCGGTTTTCCCTCACCTATGAGCCCATGAAGGACTACACAATAAATATGACCTACGAGAAATTTTAAATTACGGGAAAATCAAAAAGGACTTTTTCGAGCGAGAGTGGCGAATTCGCAAAAAAAAGGGCTGGTGCGAAACACCAGCCCTTTTGTCGTAGCTCACTTGTGGAGCAGAAACAAAATCAACTTATAGCTATTGCTTAGATTCTAAATCAAAGAGTCAAAAGCCAAATTCAAGTTGATAAAATATCTGCCTGAAACTCTCATTTTTCAAATTTACCCGGCGAAGGGCATTGAAAAACTAGTAATGACACATCCATCAATGATTACAGTCATTCTGTAAGGCGAATAATTGATGTTATTCTTCATAAATTTAACATCCCAAACTTCTGCTCCGCCCTCAGAGTCATCCATATCCACAAGTTCAGTAGAAACAGACAGTGCCCCTTGTTCATCGTTATTCACCTTGAAAATCGCGGTAGCACCTTGGATCGCTTCATCTCTGCAAGTATTGTTCGTCTCACCCGCAAAAGCATTCGCGCTAATAAATAAGAAGGCCATAGTCATAATAATTCTTTTCATACTTTTCTCCTGTATATGATTTTTGAAATTTACCTTTTTAGAGCAGTCCTATACCGCTCTAATATAAAATCGTTTTTAAAGTTCTTTCGGTATTAAGAGTAAGAATCTCGCCCTGTTAATCCCAGGACATTTAGTGTTACTCGGCTGCGTCTAAAACTCCGTTATCAATTTTTCTCAACAACGAACTGATGTATTCAGCATGCTGGCGAGCACTGCGCAAATAGTCTAGGCTCTTATCGATATTTGAACAGGAATCCTGAGCCCCGTTAAGAGCCTTGACGTAGCTCTTTGTGGATTCGGTCAGATTCGCAGCCAATTGATCTTCAACCTGAACTTCTTTCGCTGTAGGATCCTCGCCTTCGGCCAAAGCAGAAATGAGGATGGATTTGGAAAAAATATGCGCTTCAATGGAGCCACAATTTTCCCGACTCAACTTACTCTTTGACGACACAGAGAAGAAACCCAGGGACTTATAAGCTTCAGCCCGCCGTCCGGTCTCCTTTTCCAACGACTTCAGATCAGCCGCTTCAATGCTAAAGATCTTCTTCAGCATAAAAAGTTTCGTCGAGGTGGGCTTCACTGGCTCCGTACCGGAACCAATATCAGAACCACCTGCATGTACGTTCATCCCCAACATCAAGATCAGGGCAGGAATCATAGTTTTCATATTCAATCTCCTTAGTTGTTCACCAGCTTATGGGGATGATCAAAATGCGCCCAGGAAGTCAGGTTACTGTGTTTGACAGGATCCATTGCAAGCGCTGGACCCAGTCTCAAACAAACTATATTGAAGGTGAGATGAATAGTGATTTGTCAGGCACCGCCAAGGTCGGCCATGGTGTGGAGAATTTTACAATTTGAGCACGACTGGTTCAGTCCAAGGGAAAGCATTGAAATTGAGCTGATACAGGC from the Bdellovibrio sp. ArHS genome contains:
- a CDS encoding YaiI/YqxD family protein — its product is MLENNIQIYIDADACPVKEETYKVAARYKIKTYVVANSYMKVPLDPLVEMKVVSGAFDAVDDWIFESVTDRDIVITADILLAERCVKKKARVLGPKGAEFTEDNIGSAVASRELMQNLRHMGEMRGGPAPMDQKARSQFLGKLDQIIQSLKRR
- a CDS encoding nitronate monooxygenase — encoded protein: MQLSHPIIIQGGMGIAVSDWKLAKTVSKTGQLGVISGTAINSVLVRRLQDGDLDGNMRRALKAFPSQSIVQKILDAYYIEGGRAATQPYKRAPLYSLESPKALLQLTVVACFVEVWLAREGHRGVIGLNLLEKVQLPNLACLYGGLLAGVDYVIMGAGIPREIPGALDLLSQNQKASLKISVAGANEDSITYFDPQEVMEDTVLVPLKRPFFFPIVSSAILAANLKKKSTGRVDGFIVEGPLAGGHNAPPRGPMKLNERGEPIYGVRDEVCFEEMRALELPFWMAGNYATPEKMAEVRAMGAHGVQVGTLFAFSDESGVKEENRKTALHNIMTKPSPEGGWVFTDPRSSPTNFPFKAARFAGTVSEEALYLSRKRICDLGYLRHAYRKEDGSIGQRCPAEPVKDYVKKGGLEEDTVGRKCLCNALMADIGMGQIQAGGAEELPLLTAGDDLNNITRMIKPGKTSYSAKDVINYLLSLEMSATKSGEPPAVASL
- a CDS encoding YaeQ family protein, whose protein sequence is MLHRFQIELSDIDRGVYESLDFRVAQHPSETYPYLLTRVLAYCLTYQDGLEFTPGGLSDPEAPALRKLGTHNSIDLWIEIGNTSARKLHKAAKAAKEVIVFTYKNPQALISEIRTSEVHRSNEILIFSVDPTFLESLSGRVEKNNRWSLLVQQGQCDVTIGTETITGELVSH